The following proteins are encoded in a genomic region of Hyla sarda isolate aHylSar1 chromosome 3, aHylSar1.hap1, whole genome shotgun sequence:
- the LOC130362777 gene encoding complement component C1q receptor-like, whose amino-acid sequence MVNQILGLVLCVGFLFISYGKSEKENNEAICSSDACYTVHLNTKTFTDAHKECTDRRGNLLTIHDEEEAGHVRRLLRKFTNTTKTTRPLKLWIGLKLNSCVDINKALKGFFWITDPQHTKEDQFSNWLTEPMRTCIKERCVSMKLQMNSTDNYKWTDTLCSSLADGYMCKFNMYGMCRRIVLEGPGHVEYETPFEFKSSTLDLIPYGSAALVSCGHNKEHTEPLLYCLTTNETNVYQWENSDMRVKSDGPFCASEELDCKYNNGGCEHECVEYPQNKSVSCRCRDGYVLAPNLVSCVSPDHCKSNPCEQKCINHHSGFECLCFSGFVLAENQINCNNIEGCVKGECEPEIIDGYKNEEMEAEYNDTSSSIHRENGPQATSHSIIDREKEKMPKTTQTILMPSVKTASPSVISVKDTSDCSAPRPGSKLLSYILYISVVLFFYF is encoded by the coding sequence ATGGTTAATCAGATATTAGGACTTGTTCTTTGTGttggctttttatttatttcttatggCAAATCAGAAAAGGAAAACAATGAAGCCATCTGTTCTTCTGATGCCTGTTACACCGTCCACCTGAATACCAAGACATTTACCGATGCACACAAGGAGTGTACTGACAGACGAGGTAACCTTCTGACCATACATGATGAAGAAGAAGCCGGCCATGTTCGCCGTTTACTCAGGAAGTTCACCAACACCACAAAGACTACTCGCCCATTAAAGCTCTGGATTGGACTGAAATTAAACTCATGTGTCGACATTAATAAAGCTCTAAAGGGTTTTTTCTGGATCACAGATCCTCAACACACAAAGGAAGATCAGTTCTCCAACTGGTTGACTGAGCCAATGAGGACTTGTATCAAGGAACGATGCGTGAGTATGAAATTGCAAATGAACTCGACAGATAACTATAAATGGACCGATACACTATGTTCTTCCTTGGCTGATGGCTATATGTGCAAATTTAACATGTATGGGATGTGCCGGCGGATTGTTCTTGAGGGCCCAGGACATGTTGAATATGAAACCCCTTTTGAAtttaaaagttctactttggactTAATTCCATATGGCTCTGCAGCTTTGGTGTCTTGTGGTCACAATAAAGAACATACAGAGCCTTTATTATACTGCCTAACAACAAATGAAACTAATGTTTATCAATGGGAGAATTCTGATATGAGGGTGAAATCAGATGGACCCTTTTGTGCTTCTGAGGAGCTGGACTGTAAGTACAATAATGGTGGATGTGAACATGAATGTGTGGAATATCCACAAAACAAATCAGTCTCCTGTAGATGCAGAGATGGCTATGTGTTAGCCCCCAACCTGGTGTCGTGTGTTTCCCCGGATCACTGCAAGTCTAATCCATGTGAGCAAAAATGTATAAACCACCATTCTGGTTTTGAATGTTTATGTTTTAGTGGCTTTGTATTGGCTGAAAACCAAATTAACTGCAATAATATTGAAGGATGTGTCAAAGGGGAATGTGAACCGGAAATTATTGATGGATACAAAAATGAAGAAATGGAAGCAGAATACAATGACACGTCTAGTAGTATTCATAGAGAAAATGGGCCCCAAGCCACTTCACATTCCATTATagacagagagaaagagaaaatgcCCAAAACTACACAGACCATCCTAATGCCTTCGGTGAAGACTGCCTCCCCGAGTGTTATTTCTGTAAAGGACACATCAGACTGCAGTGCACCAAGACCTGGATCAAAGCTGCTATCGTATATACTTTATATCAGTGTGGTATTGTTCTTTTACTTTTAA